From Mus musculus strain C57BL/6J chromosome 17, GRCm38.p6 C57BL/6J, the proteins below share one genomic window:
- the H2-M1 gene encoding histocompatibility 2, M region locus 1 isoform X1, whose amino-acid sequence MKNFESQTLLLLLMITLAITKHPNGSHTLRYVYTLLSWPGPLEPQLIFLGYVDDTQIMGFNSISENLGVESRAPWMYETEEFWEKTTDNVVREHYILKEIMRSVLHIYNYSIIGYHTIQKTYGCQVMHRRYFSHGFFKLAFNLHDYITLNEDLKTWRGVGKAGEMLKEMWEKIKYANQVKSFLQITCVNLLHRFLAFGKKSLLRTDTPKIHMTHKIRPDRKTTLRCWAFNFYPPEITLTWQRDGSNQTQDMEMIETRPSGDGTFQKWAAVVVSTGEEHIYTCHVNHEGLSEPITIRWTKHEPPEPTIPFLAIVIALVLGALLMGAVMTFLIWKRRTRG is encoded by the exons ATGAAGAACTTTGAATCCCAGActctcctcctgctgctcatGATCACCTTAGCCATCACGAAGCATCCAAATG GTTCACACACTCTGAGATATGTATATACCCTCCTGTCATGGCCTGGGCCTCTGGAGCCACAGTTAATCTTTCTCGGCTATGTGGATGATACACAGATCATGGGATTCAACAGTATATCAGAGAATCTGGGGGTGGAGAGCCGGGCACCATGGATGTATGAGACTGAAGAGTTTTGGGAAAAGACGACAGATAATGTCGTGAGAGAACACTATATCTTGAAAGAAATAATGAGGAGTGTGCTACACATCTACAATTATAGCATCATTG GATATCACACAATCCAGAAGACTTATGGCTGCCAAGTCATGCACAGACGCTACTTCAGTCATGGCTTCTTTAAATTAGCATTCAATCTCCATGATTACATCACACTGAATGAGGATCTGAAGACATGGAGAGGAGTTGGCAAGGCAGGTGAGATGCTTAAGGAAATgtgggagaaaataaaatatgcaaaccAGGTGAAGTCTTTCCTGCAGATTACATGTGTGAACTTACTCCATCGATTCCTGGCCTTTGGGAAGAAGAGTTTGCTGAGAACAG ACACCCCTAAAATACATATGACCCATAAGATCAGACCAGATAGGAAAACCACCTTGAGGTGCTGGGCCTTCAACTTCTACCCACCTGAAATTACCCTAACCTGGCAGAGGGATGGAAGCAACCAGACCCAGGACATGGAGATGATAGAGACCAGGCCTTCTGGTGATGGAACTTTCCAGAAGTGGGCAGCTGTGGTGGTCTCTACTGGAGAagagcatatatacacatgccacGTAAATCATGAGGGGCTATCTGAGCCCATCACCATCAGATGGACAAAGCACG AGCCTCCTGAGCCCACCATTCCCTTCTTGGCTATTGTTATTGCTTTGGTACTTGGAGCACTCCTTATGGGAGCAGTGATGACTTTTCTTATATGGAAGAGAAGGACTAGAG GTTAA
- the H2-M1 gene encoding histocompatibility 2, M region locus 1 precursor, whose protein sequence is MKNFESQTLLLLLMITLAITKHPNGSHTLRYVYTLLSWPGPLEPQLIFLGYVDDTQIMGFNSISENLGVESRAPWMYETEEFWEKTTDNVVREHYILKEIMRSVLHIYNYSIIGYHTIQKTYGCQVMHRRYFSHGFFKLAFNLHDYITLNEDLKTWRGVGKAGEMLKEMWEKIKYANQVKSFLQITCVNLLHRFLAFGKKSLLRTDTPKIHMTHKIRPDRKTTLRCWAFNFYPPEITLTWQRDGSNQTQDMEMIETRPSGDGTFQKWAAVVVSTGEEHIYTCHVNHEGLSEPITIRWTKHEPPEPTIPFLAIVIALVLGALLMGAVMTFLIWKRRTRGKKGSWS, encoded by the exons ATGAAGAACTTTGAATCCCAGActctcctcctgctgctcatGATCACCTTAGCCATCACGAAGCATCCAAATG GTTCACACACTCTGAGATATGTATATACCCTCCTGTCATGGCCTGGGCCTCTGGAGCCACAGTTAATCTTTCTCGGCTATGTGGATGATACACAGATCATGGGATTCAACAGTATATCAGAGAATCTGGGGGTGGAGAGCCGGGCACCATGGATGTATGAGACTGAAGAGTTTTGGGAAAAGACGACAGATAATGTCGTGAGAGAACACTATATCTTGAAAGAAATAATGAGGAGTGTGCTACACATCTACAATTATAGCATCATTG GATATCACACAATCCAGAAGACTTATGGCTGCCAAGTCATGCACAGACGCTACTTCAGTCATGGCTTCTTTAAATTAGCATTCAATCTCCATGATTACATCACACTGAATGAGGATCTGAAGACATGGAGAGGAGTTGGCAAGGCAGGTGAGATGCTTAAGGAAATgtgggagaaaataaaatatgcaaaccAGGTGAAGTCTTTCCTGCAGATTACATGTGTGAACTTACTCCATCGATTCCTGGCCTTTGGGAAGAAGAGTTTGCTGAGAACAG ACACCCCTAAAATACATATGACCCATAAGATCAGACCAGATAGGAAAACCACCTTGAGGTGCTGGGCCTTCAACTTCTACCCACCTGAAATTACCCTAACCTGGCAGAGGGATGGAAGCAACCAGACCCAGGACATGGAGATGATAGAGACCAGGCCTTCTGGTGATGGAACTTTCCAGAAGTGGGCAGCTGTGGTGGTCTCTACTGGAGAagagcatatatacacatgccacGTAAATCATGAGGGGCTATCTGAGCCCATCACCATCAGATGGACAAAGCACG AGCCTCCTGAGCCCACCATTCCCTTCTTGGCTATTGTTATTGCTTTGGTACTTGGAGCACTCCTTATGGGAGCAGTGATGACTTTTCTTATATGGAAGAGAAGGACTAGAGGTAAGAAAGGGTCATGGTCTTAA